A window of the Bacillus sp. A301a_S52 genome harbors these coding sequences:
- the spoIIM gene encoding stage II sporulation protein M: MPKLSLKRNIVTHHLETNRATYIFTTVLLIMGVIFGAIIVNSMGFTQKNDLYAYLTLFFNEASKGEFASSREVFVQSFAYYSKILGFIWFLGLSVIGLPIIYILLFVKGVMVGFTVGILVDQMGVNGFLFAFTSVLPQNIVLIPVFITAATMATAFTVKLWRQIVRKGREPVITHFVHYSFFILCIGLILLLVASFEAFISPRIMSLIIEMVI, translated from the coding sequence ATGCCGAAACTATCTCTCAAACGAAATATAGTAACACATCATTTAGAGACCAATCGAGCTACATATATTTTCACGACAGTCTTACTCATTATGGGTGTTATTTTTGGTGCTATTATTGTAAACAGTATGGGGTTTACACAAAAGAATGATCTATATGCCTACTTAACACTCTTTTTTAATGAAGCAAGTAAGGGGGAGTTTGCAAGTTCAAGAGAGGTATTTGTACAAAGTTTTGCATATTATAGTAAAATTCTCGGGTTTATTTGGTTTTTAGGTCTCTCTGTTATTGGGTTGCCGATCATTTATATTCTTTTATTTGTAAAAGGCGTGATGGTTGGTTTTACTGTTGGAATATTAGTTGATCAAATGGGGGTTAATGGTTTTCTATTTGCTTTTACCTCTGTCTTGCCGCAAAATATTGTCCTGATTCCTGTTTTTATAACTGCAGCTACGATGGCTACTGCATTTACGGTGAAGCTATGGAGGCAAATCGTAAGGAAAGGAAGAGAGCCCGTTATAACTCACTTTGTTCATTACAGTTTTTTTATTTTATGTATAGGCTTAATCCTTCTTCTTGTAGCAAGCTTTGAAGCCTTTATTTCTCCTCGTATCATGTCATTGATAATTGAAATGGTTATTTAA
- a CDS encoding TIGR00375 family protein, with protein sequence MPNQELTETYSHYYMDLHIHIGKDMEGKYVKITASDELTIDNIMAEAAQRKGLGIVGVIDCLSPTVLDELELGLSKGDFTELSGGGLSYRGETTLILGAELEIVDDKSHGPIHVLCYLPTLADMKEFSDWCGKAIKNLSLSTQRIYVGAQTLQKRVKEAGGWFIPAHIFTPFKSVYGKGVATFMEEVLDLSLVDAVELGLSSDISMADLLPELASFPFITSSDAHSIPKIGREHQIIQAAAPTFLEIEKALKEISHRKVIANCGLYPQLGKYYQSVCGVCYKPLKNEICSYHPNSAVIRGVYDRITQLAEAQKGQLNACKMKRERPPYRPHVPLEFIPGIGPKTIDKLITHFHSEMAIIHEVPLEELAHYLNEKQLENVTSIRQQTIKISSGGGGIYGKITF encoded by the coding sequence ATGCCTAATCAAGAATTAACCGAAACGTATTCGCACTATTACATGGACTTACATATTCATATTGGTAAAGACATGGAAGGGAAATATGTTAAAATAACAGCTTCAGATGAGCTAACAATAGATAACATTATGGCAGAAGCCGCCCAGCGAAAAGGTCTTGGTATAGTTGGGGTGATAGACTGTCTATCACCAACTGTACTAGATGAACTCGAGCTCGGATTGTCCAAAGGAGATTTTACTGAGTTAAGTGGGGGAGGACTTTCTTATCGAGGAGAAACAACCTTAATTTTAGGGGCGGAATTGGAAATAGTTGATGACAAGTCACACGGGCCTATACATGTCCTCTGTTATCTGCCTACGTTAGCAGATATGAAAGAGTTTTCGGACTGGTGCGGAAAGGCGATAAAAAATCTCTCACTAAGTACACAACGTATTTATGTAGGGGCTCAAACACTGCAAAAGCGAGTCAAAGAGGCGGGGGGCTGGTTTATTCCTGCACATATTTTTACTCCCTTTAAAAGTGTATATGGTAAAGGTGTAGCCACGTTTATGGAAGAAGTGTTAGACTTATCGCTTGTTGATGCTGTTGAATTAGGCCTAAGCTCAGATATTTCAATGGCTGACTTATTGCCTGAATTAGCTTCTTTTCCTTTTATTACGAGTTCAGACGCGCATTCTATCCCAAAAATCGGTCGGGAGCATCAAATTATTCAGGCGGCGGCCCCTACATTTTTGGAGATAGAAAAGGCTTTGAAAGAGATATCACATAGAAAAGTCATAGCTAATTGTGGTTTGTATCCACAATTAGGGAAATACTATCAATCAGTATGTGGCGTTTGCTATAAGCCATTAAAGAACGAAATATGCTCTTATCATCCTAATAGTGCTGTCATTAGAGGAGTTTATGATCGAATTACTCAACTTGCCGAAGCGCAGAAAGGACAGCTTAATGCGTGTAAAATGAAAAGGGAACGGCCCCCATACCGACCACATGTGCCTTTAGAATTTATTCCAGGTATTGGCCCGAAAACGATCGACAAGCTAATTACTCACTTCCACTCTGAAATGGCCATCATCCATGAAGTCCCGTTGGAAGAATTAGCTCACTATCTTAATGAAAAACAACTAGAGAACGTCACCAGTATCCGACAGCAGACAATAAAAATCTCCTCGGGTGGGGGCGGGATCTATGGCAAAATAACGTTTTGA
- a CDS encoding transcriptional repressor — MEQRIERIKKQLHSQSYKLTPQREATVRVLLEHEDDHLSAEDVYMLVKEKYPEIGLATVYRTLELLTELKVVDKINFGDGVSRYDLRQEGATHFHHHLVCIECGSVDEIQEDLLEDVEKVVEDRWNFAIKDHRLTFHGICHRCKN; from the coding sequence ATGGAACAACGAATAGAGCGGATAAAAAAACAATTACATTCTCAAAGTTATAAATTGACACCTCAACGAGAAGCCACTGTACGAGTACTTTTAGAACACGAAGATGATCATCTTAGTGCAGAAGATGTCTATATGTTAGTAAAAGAAAAATATCCTGAAATTGGATTGGCTACTGTTTATAGAACATTGGAATTGCTTACAGAACTAAAAGTTGTTGATAAAATTAATTTTGGCGATGGTGTATCCAGATATGATCTTCGTCAAGAGGGAGCCACCCATTTTCATCATCATTTAGTATGTATTGAATGCGGATCTGTTGATGAGATTCAAGAAGACTTATTAGAAGATGTAGAAAAGGTTGTAGAAGATCGGTGGAATTTTGCTATTAAAGATCATCGACTCACATTTCACGGTATTTGCCATAGATGTAAAAATTAG
- a CDS encoding IS3 family transposase (programmed frameshift) gives MTRQRRTFTAEFKLQLVKLYENGKSRADIAREYDITPSALDRWIKNHKETGSFAAKDNRSEEENELARLRKENQRLMMENDIFKASSADHGTKIDVIRNNAHIYSVSAMCNVLQIPKSTYYYHANSHGRCVFKREDEEISQEVSRIFKESRNNYGTRKIKKELSRLPRPKNVSRRRIGRLMNELGLVSNYTVAQYKPHKTWCNEALVKNELQRQFEQDKPLAVIVSDLTYVRVGAKWHYVCLFVDLFNREIIDRSAGANKNAKLVYQALSRIKGNLNDVRMFHTDRGKEFDNKLISEALETFGIQRSLSMKGCPYDNAVAEAMFKVFKTEFANSAHFSSLEQLAIELDNYVHWFNHIRIHGTLDYLTPMEFKQQPL, from the exons ATGACACGTCAACGTCGAACTTTTACAGCCGAGTTTAAACTGCAATTAGTGAAGCTTTATGAAAATGGTAAATCACGTGCAGATATTGCGAGAGAGTATGATATCACGCCTTCTGCGTTAGATCGCTGGATTAAAAATCATAAAGAAACAGGTTCATTTGCCGCCAAAGATAACCGTTCTGAAGAAGAGAATGAACTAGCTAGGTTACGTAAGGAAAATCAGCGTCTCATGATGGAAAATGATATTT TTAAAGCAAGCAGCGCTGATCATGGGACAAAAATAGATGTGATTCGAAATAATGCTCACATTTATTCGGTATCAGCAATGTGTAACGTCCTCCAGATTCCTAAAAGTACGTATTACTATCATGCCAATTCCCACGGCCGATGTGTGTTTAAAAGGGAAGATGAAGAGATTTCCCAAGAGGTCTCCCGAATTTTTAAAGAAAGCCGGAACAATTATGGCACGCGCAAAATTAAGAAAGAATTAAGTAGATTACCAAGACCAAAAAACGTATCCCGTCGTCGAATTGGCCGATTAATGAACGAACTGGGACTTGTATCAAACTATACCGTAGCACAGTACAAGCCACATAAGACATGGTGTAATGAAGCGTTAGTAAAAAACGAATTACAGCGTCAATTTGAACAAGACAAGCCGTTGGCTGTCATTGTAAGTGATTTAACGTACGTCCGCGTTGGAGCAAAATGGCATTACGTATGCTTATTTGTCGATCTTTTTAACCGTGAAATCATTGATCGTAGTGCTGGTGCTAATAAGAATGCAAAGCTGGTCTATCAGGCTTTATCGCGTATTAAAGGTAATTTGAACGACGTTCGGATGTTCCACACTGACCGTGGTAAAGAATTTGATAATAAGCTTATTTCCGAAGCACTTGAAACATTTGGCATCCAAAGATCGTTGAGCATGAAAGGATGCCCTTATGATAATGCCGTGGCTGAAGCGATGTTTAAGGTATTCAAAACAGAATTCGCTAACAGTGCTCATTTCTCTTCTCTTGAACAGCTCGCTATTGAACTGGATAATTATGTTCATTGGTTTAATCACATTCGCATTCATGGAACGTTAGACTATTTAACACCAATGGAATTCAAACAACAGCCTCTATAA